The DNA segment TCCATCTTTGATGAACTTGAGTGTCGTGTAGGGTTTAGTAGGTTTGTAGAACTTGTCGTAAAAGCCAGCACGTAAGTCCAGTATTTCCTCATCTTTGAGATACTCTTCCATGAGGTGTGCAGAGTGTTCATTATAAAACTTTTCGGTTTTAATCTCTCCTACCGCTTCTCCTTGTTTAAGTTTATATTCTGGAATCAAGTCTGAACTTTTGATACCAAAAGACGATGATGAAGACCCGAGAAAGAAAATAGTTCAGATAATAGAGGAGTACCTAAAGTCCAAAAAAGCAGCCAAAGTTTTAGAAGAACTGGAAGATAGAGCTTTAAGATTTTTCACTAACGATCCTTCCGATCTAATCTTTCAGTTTCAGGACAAGATAAAAATAGCCAATACTGTTTATGACTTAAAACTTGCTTTTGAAAATGTTTTAAGAAAGTCCTTTAAGCCAAAAATAAAGATAGGGATAAACATTTCAAGCGATGCTTTTAAAGTATCTGAAAAGATGGCTGAAATTAAAGAGTCGTTAAAAGGAAAGTATCTTCTTCCTCTTTCCGACTTTATTAAAAAGAGTTCCTGCAAACTTGAAGCAATTACCTACTTTTTGGCAGTTCTTGAACTTTCAAAACTTGGAGAAGTTTCAACTTTTACCGATGGAGAAGAGGTTTTTATCACTCCAGTGTTTAAGTTATCGGT comes from the Desulfurobacteriaceae bacterium genome and includes:
- a CDS encoding segregation/condensation protein A; amino-acid sequence: MIPKDDDEDPRKKIVQIIEEYLKSKKAAKVLEELEDRALRFFTNDPSDLIFQFQDKIKIANTVYDLKLAFENVLRKSFKPKIKIGINISSDAFKVSEKMAEIKESLKGKYLLPLSDFIKKSSCKLEAITYFLAVLELSKLGEVSTFTDGEEVFITPVFKLSVSSP
- a CDS encoding peroxide stress protein YaaA, whose translation is MIPEYKLKQGEAVGEIKTEKFYNEHSAHLMEEYLKDEEILDLRAGFYDKFYKPTKPYTTLKFIKDG